From the Butyrivibrio fibrisolvens genome, one window contains:
- a CDS encoding gluconate 5-dehydrogenase yields MGNILDKFSLKGKVAWITGASYGLGLAYAKAYAEAGAKIVFNDIKQELVDRGYEEYKKLGIDVYGAVCDVTNEEQVQKFVADVKEKVGTIDILVNNAGIIKRIPMHEMSVGEWNAVINVDLTGPFICSKAVLPDMIEKKSGKIINACSMMSEFGRETVSAYAAAKGGLKMLTRNICSEYGQYNIQCNAIGPGYIATPQTAPLREKQPDGSMAPFDRFIRSKTPAQRWGHTEDLMGLAVFLASPASDFINGQVVYIDGGISAYIGQDPANLDESKFADEIEEQPDVKVND; encoded by the coding sequence ATGGGTAACATTCTCGACAAGTTCTCTCTTAAGGGAAAGGTTGCATGGATCACAGGCGCATCATATGGTCTTGGTCTTGCTTATGCTAAAGCGTATGCAGAAGCCGGAGCTAAAATTGTATTCAATGATATCAAGCAGGAGCTTGTAGACAGAGGATATGAAGAGTACAAGAAGCTTGGAATTGATGTATACGGCGCTGTATGTGACGTTACTAACGAGGAACAGGTTCAGAAGTTCGTAGCAGATGTAAAAGAAAAGGTTGGTACTATCGATATCCTTGTTAACAATGCAGGTATCATTAAGAGAATCCCTATGCATGAGATGAGCGTTGGCGAGTGGAACGCAGTTATCAATGTAGACCTTACAGGTCCTTTCATCTGCTCTAAGGCTGTTCTTCCGGATATGATAGAGAAGAAGTCCGGTAAGATCATCAATGCTTGTTCCATGATGTCAGAATTTGGCCGTGAGACAGTTTCAGCCTATGCTGCAGCTAAGGGCGGACTTAAGATGCTCACCAGAAATATCTGTTCTGAGTATGGTCAGTACAATATCCAGTGCAATGCTATCGGACCTGGCTATATCGCAACTCCTCAGACAGCACCTCTTCGTGAGAAGCAGCCTGATGGATCAATGGCTCCATTTGATCGTTTCATCCGTAGTAAGACACCTGCACAGAGATGGGGACACACAGAAGATCTTATGGGCCTTGCAGTATTCCTTGCTTCTCCAGCTTCTGACTTTATCAACGGTCAGGTTGTATATATTGATGGCGGTATCTCAGCATACATCGGACAGGATCCTGCAAATCTTGACGAATCCAAGTTCGCTGATGAAATTGAAGAGCAGCCTGATGTAAAGGTTAATGACTGA
- a CDS encoding RpiB/LacA/LacB family sugar-phosphate isomerase, with protein MKIALINENSQAAKNAVIYNALKKVADTKGFEVVNYGMYSSDDKAQLTYVQNGILAATLLNSGAADFVVTGCGTGEGAMLALNSFPGVICGHVETPLDAYTFAQINDGNAISLPFALGFGWGGDLNLEYIFEKLWSEPFGGGYPKERVVPEQRNKKILDEVKKVTYVQDMSVILKGLDKELVKGAFAGEHFAENFFKDCKDEKIAATVKEIIG; from the coding sequence ATGAAGATAGCACTCATTAATGAAAACTCACAGGCAGCTAAAAATGCCGTTATCTATAATGCACTTAAGAAAGTTGCTGATACCAAGGGATTTGAAGTAGTTAACTACGGTATGTACTCATCTGATGATAAGGCTCAGCTTACATATGTTCAGAACGGCATCCTTGCAGCAACACTTCTAAACAGCGGCGCAGCAGACTTTGTAGTAACAGGATGCGGAACAGGTGAAGGCGCTATGCTTGCGCTTAACTCATTCCCCGGCGTTATCTGCGGACATGTAGAGACTCCTCTTGATGCATACACATTTGCCCAGATCAATGATGGCAATGCTATATCACTTCCATTTGCTCTCGGATTTGGATGGGGCGGAGACCTTAATCTTGAATATATCTTTGAAAAGCTCTGGTCCGAGCCATTTGGCGGCGGATATCCTAAGGAAAGAGTTGTGCCTGAGCAGAGGAATAAGAAGATCCTTGATGAAGTTAAGAAGGTAACTTACGTTCAGGATATGTCAGTTATCCTTAAGGGTCTTGACAAGGAGCTTGTAAAGGGCGCATTTGCCGGTGAACATTTTGCAGAGAACTTCTTCAAGGACTGTAAAGATGAGAAGATCGCAGCTACTGTAAAAGAGATCATTGGATAA
- a CDS encoding GDSL-type esterase/lipase family protein: MDQNYRSTLWVVGDSTVSGFNDKYYMPRVGWGEGLKLFFKDDLRIINLAISGTSSKSFRKTDNYRSFLEGIAEGDFLIIGFGHNDEKRGDSTFTSAIGDKDSEGSFAQSLYRYYIKPANDKGASCILVTPIARRDKNLIYKNDFVHITPDGDYPEAIRQLGIELSIPVCDLTKQTVDIAFKVDTGDDPDNNTLMMHARTGSRPICVDDTHTSMFGAAVNAYLIAQDIRKSAPSLALYLKDEYDDPLEQASYWVSKSINKDYKDPVYIRPDKGSDYWNAASDENKNVWYPTVFGDISGHGPKSDDFSFDQKDGSLYISAGNHGNNGKISSKSDGIAMYYIRIPVSKNFKLSADIKIESFNESGGPSDFAAYGLMVRDDIYVDSAIGELLGDYVCAGVMFNPSYPKGTNTFARKSGELDFEGGELIAEPKLHDVRHMTIESTRDGYKASIEGYDAVSAGYDYTLTAVDPEYVYVGIFASRAVAISAGNISLEIDGQISSGYDCYESSGR, translated from the coding sequence TTGGATCAGAATTACAGATCAACCTTGTGGGTTGTTGGAGATAGTACTGTATCAGGTTTTAACGACAAATATTATATGCCAAGGGTAGGATGGGGTGAAGGCCTGAAGCTGTTTTTTAAAGACGATCTTCGCATCATTAATCTTGCCATTTCAGGAACAAGTTCCAAGAGTTTTAGAAAGACTGATAACTACAGATCTTTTCTTGAAGGAATAGCTGAGGGCGACTTCCTTATCATTGGCTTTGGACATAATGATGAGAAAAGAGGCGATTCCACCTTCACATCAGCTATTGGAGATAAAGATAGCGAAGGATCTTTTGCACAAAGTCTATACAGATACTATATAAAACCTGCAAATGATAAAGGAGCTTCCTGCATCCTTGTAACACCGATAGCAAGAAGAGATAAGAACCTTATATATAAAAACGACTTCGTTCATATAACGCCTGATGGAGATTATCCGGAAGCTATAAGGCAGCTGGGTATAGAATTGTCTATACCTGTGTGCGATCTTACGAAGCAGACTGTAGATATTGCATTTAAAGTTGACACAGGTGATGATCCTGATAATAACACGCTTATGATGCATGCAAGGACAGGATCAAGGCCTATATGCGTTGATGATACTCATACAAGTATGTTTGGAGCTGCAGTCAATGCTTATCTTATTGCGCAGGATATAAGAAAGTCAGCTCCTTCTTTGGCTTTATATCTAAAGGATGAGTATGATGATCCTTTGGAACAAGCAAGCTACTGGGTCAGTAAGTCGATAAATAAAGATTACAAAGATCCTGTTTATATAAGGCCCGATAAAGGAAGCGATTATTGGAATGCAGCATCTGATGAAAATAAAAATGTATGGTACCCGACAGTTTTTGGCGATATAAGCGGACATGGCCCAAAGAGTGACGACTTTTCTTTTGACCAAAAGGATGGATCGCTTTATATATCTGCCGGCAATCATGGCAATAACGGCAAGATTTCAAGTAAGTCAGATGGCATAGCTATGTATTATATCCGTATACCTGTATCAAAGAACTTTAAATTAAGTGCAGACATTAAGATTGAAAGCTTTAATGAATCCGGAGGTCCCAGCGACTTTGCAGCATACGGACTTATGGTAAGAGATGATATCTATGTTGACAGTGCTATAGGTGAGCTTCTGGGAGACTATGTCTGCGCCGGTGTTATGTTTAATCCTTCATATCCTAAGGGAACTAACACCTTTGCAAGAAAGAGCGGTGAACTTGACTTTGAAGGCGGAGAGCTCATAGCAGAACCCAAGCTTCATGACGTAAGGCATATGACAATAGAGTCTACAAGAGATGGATATAAAGCAAGTATAGAAGGCTACGATGCAGTATCTGCAGGTTATGATTATACGCTCACAGCAGTTGATCCTGAATATGTCTACGTTGGTATATTTGCATCAAGAGCAGTAGCTATAAGCGCAGGCAATATAAGCCTTGAGATTGACGGGCAGATAAGCAGTGGTTATGATTGTTATGAATCATCAGGAAGATAG
- a CDS encoding HIT family protein encodes MSEIKKDANCGYCMRDEHLDAFGIYICDLSVSSLILFKEQSHPGRCIVAYKDHVSEIVDISDADRDAFFADVNRASKAIHKAFNPDKVNYGAYADSGCHLHMHLVPKYKDEFEWNTTFEMNPQKKFLTDDEYKEMIEKIKAAL; translated from the coding sequence ATGTCAGAAATTAAAAAAGACGCAAATTGCGGTTATTGTATGAGAGATGAGCATCTTGATGCTTTCGGAATCTATATATGTGATCTGTCTGTAAGTTCACTCATCCTTTTCAAGGAGCAGAGCCATCCTGGAAGATGCATAGTTGCTTACAAAGATCATGTAAGTGAGATCGTTGATATATCAGATGCAGACAGAGATGCATTCTTTGCAGATGTAAACAGAGCATCTAAAGCTATTCATAAAGCTTTTAATCCCGATAAGGTCAACTACGGAGCATATGCTGATTCCGGCTGTCACCTTCATATGCACCTTGTTCCTAAGTACAAGGATGAATTTGAATGGAATACAACTTTTGAGATGAATCCTCAGAAGAAATTCCTTACAGATGATGAGTACAAAGAGATGATCGAGAAGATCAAAGCAGCTCTGTGA
- a CDS encoding sugar kinase, with translation MEHSNPLLRNNNSPKFITIGEVMLRLTPPNYDKIRVATSFDASYGGSEANIALALANLGIDSTFFTVVPDNSLGKSAVRMLRSNDVHCTPIILTTPDETPTHRLGTYYLETGYGIRPSQVIYDRKHSAFSEYDFSKVDIDALLCDYDWLHLSGITPALSKSCADFILKCLEVAKEKNITVSFDGNFRSTLWTWEEARDFCTLCLPYVDVLFGIEPYHLYKDDNDHEKGDLKDGVPFQPSFKQQDKIFRHFVSRYPNIKCIARHVRYAHSGSENSLKAFMWYQGETTESKLFTFNILDRVGGGDAFASGLIYAMMNGYDADEMINFAVASSVIKHTIRGDANITDNAETIRNLMNMNYDIKR, from the coding sequence ATGGAACACAGTAATCCGCTTTTAAGAAATAATAATTCTCCAAAATTCATTACAATAGGCGAAGTCATGCTTCGCCTAACCCCTCCTAATTATGACAAGATAAGGGTTGCAACAAGCTTTGATGCAAGCTATGGCGGAAGTGAAGCCAATATAGCTCTTGCTCTTGCAAACCTTGGGATAGACTCAACTTTTTTTACCGTAGTACCTGATAACAGTCTTGGTAAATCCGCTGTAAGGATGCTTCGAAGTAACGACGTACACTGCACTCCCATAATCCTGACAACACCTGATGAAACTCCTACCCACAGGCTTGGAACTTATTATCTTGAGACCGGCTACGGTATAAGACCCAGCCAGGTAATATATGATCGTAAACACTCAGCTTTTAGCGAGTATGATTTTAGTAAAGTCGATATAGATGCTCTTCTATGTGATTATGACTGGCTTCATCTGTCAGGTATCACTCCTGCTCTTTCTAAAAGCTGCGCAGACTTTATTCTAAAATGCCTTGAAGTAGCCAAAGAAAAAAATATCACCGTAAGTTTTGATGGGAACTTTAGATCTACTCTCTGGACCTGGGAAGAAGCCAGGGATTTCTGCACGTTATGCCTTCCATATGTTGATGTACTCTTCGGGATAGAACCCTATCACTTATATAAGGATGATAATGATCACGAAAAAGGAGATTTAAAAGACGGCGTCCCCTTCCAGCCATCTTTCAAACAACAGGATAAGATATTCAGACACTTCGTATCCAGATATCCTAATATCAAATGTATAGCAAGGCATGTACGCTATGCCCATTCGGGTTCTGAAAACAGCTTAAAAGCCTTCATGTGGTATCAGGGTGAAACTACAGAATCAAAGCTGTTTACTTTTAATATACTGGACAGAGTTGGCGGAGGAGATGCCTTTGCAAGCGGTCTTATCTATGCAATGATGAACGGATACGATGCAGATGAGATGATCAATTTCGCTGTAGCATCATCAGTAATCAAGCATACTATAAGAGGCGATGCCAACATAACAGACAATGCCGAAACCATCAGGAATCTGATGAATATGAACTATGATATAAAAAGATAG
- a CDS encoding tagaturonate reductase, whose amino-acid sequence MKTLSYKTLEENGYDGYLLKDAPERVLQFGEGNFLRAFVDYFIDLMNEKAGFNSKVVLVQPIAAPMIHDMINDQDGLYTLYLRGQENGQAVNKKRVISCVSRCIDPYAEFDALMACADNPDLRFITCNTTEAGIAYDPNCKFEDKPAASYPGKLCQFMYRRFQKFGDQKGKGFIILSCELIDNNGKELKKCLLQYADLWNLGDDFKKWIDEENIICSTLVDRIVPGRIRDAEEVKKIEEENGYHDDLVDVGEVFGFWVIEGPQSIKKEFPCEEADLPILICDDHKPYKQRKVRILNGAHTSFVLGAYLAGENIVRDCMHDETIHGFMDKLLYEEVIPTLTLDPDDCKQFASDVTDRFANPYVDHQLLSISLNSTSKWKARVMPSFKGYVEKYGKLPVCITASFAFYEMFYHQGKELTDKGLEAVRPSAAVTPVVSGPSEYVISDDRPILEFYYAHKDDDVSALTHAVLSNTDFWGEDLTKIEGFEEAVTGYAKMIEEKGAYEVMKSCLN is encoded by the coding sequence ATGAAAACTTTAAGTTACAAAACACTTGAGGAAAACGGATACGACGGATACCTGTTAAAGGATGCTCCCGAAAGAGTACTTCAGTTTGGTGAAGGCAATTTCCTTCGCGCATTTGTAGACTATTTCATTGATCTTATGAATGAGAAGGCTGGATTTAATTCTAAGGTTGTACTGGTACAGCCTATTGCAGCTCCAATGATCCATGACATGATCAATGATCAGGACGGACTTTATACTCTCTATCTTCGCGGACAGGAGAATGGTCAGGCAGTCAACAAGAAAAGAGTCATCTCCTGCGTATCACGCTGCATAGATCCATATGCCGAGTTCGATGCTCTTATGGCCTGCGCAGATAACCCGGATCTTAGATTCATTACATGTAATACAACAGAAGCAGGAATCGCTTATGATCCAAACTGCAAGTTTGAAGATAAGCCAGCTGCTTCATATCCAGGTAAACTCTGCCAGTTCATGTACAGACGTTTCCAGAAATTTGGCGATCAGAAGGGCAAGGGTTTCATCATCCTCTCATGTGAGCTTATCGACAACAATGGTAAGGAGCTCAAAAAATGTCTCCTTCAGTATGCTGACCTGTGGAATCTTGGAGATGACTTCAAGAAGTGGATCGATGAAGAGAACATCATCTGTTCTACACTTGTAGACCGTATCGTTCCAGGTCGTATCAGAGATGCTGAGGAAGTTAAAAAGATCGAAGAAGAAAACGGATATCATGATGATCTTGTAGATGTGGGTGAAGTATTCGGTTTCTGGGTTATAGAAGGACCTCAGTCCATAAAGAAAGAGTTCCCTTGTGAAGAGGCTGACCTTCCAATCCTCATCTGTGATGACCACAAGCCTTACAAACAGAGAAAGGTTCGTATCCTTAACGGAGCACATACTTCCTTTGTACTTGGCGCTTACCTTGCAGGTGAGAATATCGTACGTGACTGTATGCATGATGAGACTATCCACGGATTTATGGACAAGCTCCTCTATGAAGAGGTAATTCCTACACTTACACTTGATCCTGACGACTGCAAACAGTTTGCAAGCGATGTAACAGATCGTTTTGCTAACCCTTATGTAGACCACCAGCTCCTGTCCATCTCTCTTAACTCTACTTCCAAGTGGAAAGCAAGAGTTATGCCTTCCTTCAAGGGTTATGTAGAGAAATACGGAAAGCTTCCTGTATGTATCACTGCATCTTTTGCTTTCTATGAGATGTTCTATCATCAGGGCAAAGAGCTTACAGATAAGGGACTTGAAGCTGTTCGTCCTAGCGCCGCTGTTACCCCTGTAGTTTCAGGACCATCCGAATATGTAATAAGCGATGACAGGCCTATCCTTGAGTTCTACTATGCTCACAAGGATGACGACGTTTCTGCTCTTACTCATGCAGTTCTTTCAAATACAGATTTCTGGGGCGAAGACCTTACCAAGATTGAAGGATTCGAAGAAGCTGTTACAGGTTATGCTAAGATGATAGAAGAAAAAGGCGCTTATGAAGTAATGAAATCCTGCCTTAACTAA
- a CDS encoding UxaA family hydrolase, whose amino-acid sequence MKEFIRINDSDNVAVALMPLSKDKTIDLGDIKVTLLQDIPQGHKFALAKIKSGDAIIKYGNQIGIAKEDIPMGSWVHTHNIGTALGELLEYNYNPVHASITGSEERFFDGFRRSDGKVGVRNEIWIIPTVGCMNSVAKEIERSAQHLVGGSLESIFAFNHPYGCSQMGDDQENTREILADLIRHPNAGGVLVLGLGCENSNIDVLKPYLGDYDDKRIKFLVGQNSEDEVEDALAILTDLAEYVKTFKREKCSASELIIGMKCGGSDGLSGITANPTVGGFSDILISKGGTTILTEVPEMFGAEQQLMNRCENEELFDKTVCLINDFKNYFKAHNQTIYENPSPGNKAGGISTLEDKSNGCTQKSGSAPVKGVLKYAEPVHEKGLNLLSAPGNDLVASTALAASGAQIILFTTGRGTPFASPVPTVKISTNNALYNKKKNWIDFNCGTIVETDTVSSLSEKLFEYVLEVASGKTVKSEDAGYHDLAIFKQGVTL is encoded by the coding sequence ATGAAAGAATTTATTAGAATCAATGACTCAGACAACGTTGCAGTTGCTCTGATGCCTCTTTCAAAAGATAAGACTATCGATCTTGGTGACATCAAAGTCACTTTGCTTCAGGATATACCCCAGGGACACAAGTTTGCGCTTGCCAAAATAAAATCAGGCGATGCGATAATCAAATACGGCAATCAGATCGGGATCGCCAAAGAAGACATTCCTATGGGAAGCTGGGTTCACACACACAATATAGGAACCGCTCTTGGTGAACTTCTTGAATATAACTATAATCCCGTGCATGCAAGCATCACCGGCTCAGAAGAAAGATTTTTTGACGGATTCAGAAGATCTGACGGCAAAGTCGGCGTTCGTAATGAAATATGGATCATTCCTACTGTCGGATGCATGAACTCAGTTGCCAAAGAGATAGAGCGTAGCGCTCAGCATCTTGTAGGCGGATCCCTTGAATCCATCTTTGCATTCAATCATCCTTATGGTTGCTCTCAGATGGGCGATGATCAGGAGAACACAAGAGAGATTCTTGCTGATCTTATAAGACATCCAAATGCAGGCGGCGTTTTGGTTCTTGGCCTTGGCTGCGAGAATTCCAATATCGATGTTTTAAAGCCGTACCTTGGCGACTATGATGACAAGAGGATCAAATTCCTTGTAGGTCAGAATTCTGAAGATGAAGTTGAAGATGCACTTGCCATCCTTACCGATCTTGCAGAATATGTTAAGACTTTCAAAAGAGAAAAATGCAGTGCGTCAGAACTTATAATCGGCATGAAATGCGGAGGTTCCGACGGACTTTCCGGAATCACTGCCAATCCAACTGTAGGAGGCTTTTCGGATATTCTCATAAGCAAAGGAGGTACGACAATCCTTACTGAAGTACCTGAGATGTTCGGCGCAGAGCAGCAGCTCATGAACAGATGTGAAAACGAAGAGCTCTTTGATAAGACAGTCTGCCTTATCAATGATTTTAAGAACTACTTCAAAGCTCACAACCAGACAATATATGAGAACCCATCACCGGGCAACAAAGCCGGAGGCATCTCAACTCTCGAAGATAAGTCCAACGGATGTACTCAGAAGTCAGGAAGTGCTCCTGTCAAAGGCGTACTTAAGTATGCAGAGCCTGTACATGAAAAGGGTCTTAATCTTCTCTCTGCCCCAGGCAATGATCTTGTTGCATCAACGGCGCTTGCCGCTTCCGGAGCACAGATCATCCTCTTTACAACAGGAAGAGGAACGCCTTTTGCCAGCCCTGTACCTACAGTTAAGATTTCTACCAACAATGCTCTTTATAACAAGAAAAAGAACTGGATCGACTTTAACTGCGGCACTATCGTAGAGACAGATACTGTAAGCAGTCTGTCAGAAAAACTATTCGAGTACGTTCTCGAAGTTGCTTCCGGCAAAACTGTAAAGTCTGAAGATGCAGGATATCATGACCTTGCAATATTCAAACAGGGTGTAACACTTTGA
- the deoD gene encoding purine-nucleoside phosphorylase, with the protein MSTPHNRAEKGDFAKTVLMPGDPLRAKYIAETFLENPKLVNDVRNMFGYTGTYKGVPVSVMASGMGMPSIGIYSYELYKFYDVENIIRVGSAGSYRADVDLLDVVLASKAYSKSSYAMVQGGGQGEFMYPDDKLNEVIKGCADESGIKVLEAPIHSGDVFYYQDGFNKFKELSEQQGCVCVEMESFALFHNANVLNKHAACLLTISDSLVTSKETTAKERETSFNDMIKVALEAAAKLDA; encoded by the coding sequence ATGAGTACACCACACAATCGCGCGGAGAAAGGTGATTTTGCAAAGACAGTTCTGATGCCGGGAGATCCCCTCAGAGCCAAATATATCGCAGAGACATTCCTTGAAAATCCCAAGCTTGTGAACGATGTTAGAAATATGTTTGGATATACTGGCACATATAAGGGAGTTCCTGTTTCTGTCATGGCATCAGGTATGGGTATGCCAAGTATTGGTATCTATTCTTATGAGCTTTACAAATTCTACGATGTAGAGAACATCATAAGGGTTGGATCTGCAGGAAGTTACAGAGCAGATGTAGATCTTCTTGATGTTGTACTTGCAAGCAAGGCTTACAGTAAGTCAAGCTATGCTATGGTACAAGGCGGCGGTCAGGGAGAGTTCATGTACCCTGATGATAAGCTCAATGAGGTTATAAAAGGCTGTGCTGATGAATCCGGAATCAAGGTTCTTGAAGCACCTATCCATTCAGGAGATGTGTTCTATTACCAGGATGGTTTCAACAAGTTCAAAGAGCTTAGTGAGCAGCAGGGCTGCGTATGCGTAGAGATGGAGAGTTTTGCTCTTTTCCATAATGCTAATGTTCTTAATAAGCATGCTGCATGCCTTCTTACTATCTCAGACAGCCTTGTAACAAGCAAGGAGACAACTGCCAAGGAACGTGAGACAAGCTTTAACGATATGATCAAAGTAGCTCTTGAAGCTGCAGCAAAGCTTGATGCATAA
- a CDS encoding ABC transporter ATP-binding protein, whose protein sequence is MLEVRDIQRSYGKNKVLKGISFDARPGDQIAIIGRNGSGKSTFLRILAGIDKPAFGTISFWGSRADKHKSVFRQFTGYLPQDNPLLDELSVQDNISLWSGRGGRPSQELITEFSLDDILKMKVSQLSGGMKRRVAIACACVSNPPVLIMDEPTASLDIYFKKEIRTWMKTFRQGNGIIIVATHDELEMNDSTKVYSMENGVLRHT, encoded by the coding sequence ATGCTTGAAGTAAGAGATATTCAAAGATCATATGGCAAGAATAAGGTTTTGAAAGGGATATCGTTTGACGCTCGTCCCGGTGATCAGATCGCGATAATAGGAAGAAACGGAAGCGGCAAATCAACCTTCCTTCGTATACTTGCAGGAATAGATAAGCCTGCGTTCGGTACGATTTCTTTCTGGGGGAGCAGGGCTGATAAACATAAGTCTGTTTTCAGACAGTTTACAGGATACCTTCCTCAGGACAACCCTCTTTTGGATGAGCTGAGCGTTCAGGACAATATAAGCCTTTGGAGCGGAAGAGGAGGGAGACCTTCTCAGGAGCTTATAACAGAATTTAGCCTTGATGATATTCTGAAGATGAAGGTATCACAGCTCTCTGGCGGTATGAAAAGACGTGTTGCAATAGCCTGCGCCTGCGTTAGTAATCCGCCTGTGCTTATTATGGATGAGCCTACGGCGTCTCTTGATATTTATTTCAAAAAAGAGATAAGAACCTGGATGAAAACATTCAGACAGGGCAACGGTATCATCATTGTTGCAACTCATGATGAACTTGAGATGAATGACAGCACCAAAGTTTATAGCATGGAAAATGGTGTGCTTAGGCATACATAA
- a CDS encoding ABC transporter permease has protein sequence MLTSFAHMLLSIMIMAIIIGIGMTGAFYVMSHITDYEKVTVAMVLPSSEEAGTLKALSSLIQMQESVSDIADFTYLSMDEASKGIRDGSVQAAIILGDTFINDIMTGINTPAIVLLPEDTKLNTQVFHEEVRDGISLIRTGESGIYAVTDAWIHGYSMVISRSDMENLLTDLFTRNALDRNSVIADTSVSAFGEDTIMQYYIASGFAVILLFAGLLFGNLYSGNDLVVRKKIRVNGIGVVLSGFVRILVMATFLLFISIIMICMIMIYSAVTGAVTDFYFEIALIPGLLILSFSLAGFFHFIYSLSDIEAQNAMILILMAIFMAFSSGCIFPMAFLPDVFQKIGGIMPMRLWRTGVSLILFSYPDIKVILSLLGTGLLFAAGGVVCQNRKMQT, from the coding sequence ATGCTTACAAGCTTTGCACATATGCTTTTATCTATCATGATCATGGCTATTATAATAGGGATAGGCATGACTGGAGCTTTCTACGTGATGTCGCATATTACTGATTATGAGAAAGTAACTGTCGCCATGGTACTGCCAAGCAGCGAAGAAGCCGGCACACTCAAGGCTCTTTCGTCACTTATCCAGATGCAGGAGAGCGTAAGCGATATAGCTGATTTTACTTACCTTTCTATGGATGAAGCAAGTAAAGGCATAAGAGATGGTTCTGTGCAGGCTGCGATCATTCTTGGAGATACATTTATAAATGATATCATGACGGGTATCAATACCCCTGCAATCGTCCTTCTTCCTGAAGATACCAAGCTTAATACCCAGGTTTTTCATGAAGAGGTAAGGGATGGAATATCTCTTATACGAACCGGTGAATCAGGAATTTATGCAGTTACTGATGCCTGGATACATGGGTATTCTATGGTTATTTCAAGAAGTGACATGGAGAATCTTCTTACAGATCTTTTTACAAGGAATGCTCTTGATAGAAACAGTGTTATAGCAGATACCAGCGTATCAGCTTTTGGAGAAGACACTATAATGCAGTATTACATAGCGTCAGGCTTTGCTGTGATACTTCTTTTTGCAGGTCTTTTATTTGGAAATCTGTACTCAGGTAATGATCTTGTTGTAAGAAAAAAAATCCGTGTCAACGGTATAGGTGTTGTGTTATCAGGATTTGTAAGAATTCTTGTTATGGCGACATTTTTACTCTTTATATCAATTATTATGATATGTATGATAATGATATATTCAGCTGTTACAGGAGCGGTTACGGATTTTTATTTTGAGATAGCACTGATTCCGGGACTTTTAATTTTATCTTTTTCCCTTGCAGGATTCTTTCATTTTATATATTCGCTGTCTGATATAGAAGCACAGAATGCAATGATACTGATATTAATGGCGATATTTATGGCTTTTTCGTCAGGCTGCATTTTTCCAATGGCTTTTTTGCCTGATGTATTTCAGAAAATCGGTGGGATCATGCCCATGAGATTGTGGAGAACAGGGGTTTCTTTGATCCTTTTTTCATATCCTGATATAAAAGTTATCTTGTCGCTTCTTGGCACGGGATTACTGTTTGCTGCAGGAGGAGTAGTATGTCAGAACAGAAAAATGCAAACCTGA